Proteins encoded in a region of the Rhodococcus sp. SBT000017 genome:
- a CDS encoding ABC transporter ATP-binding protein, translated as MATVAFQGVTKLFPGGDKAAVDQLDLDIQDGEFLVLVGPSGCGKSTSLRMLAGLEEVDKGAITIGGKDVTDHQPKDRDIAMVFQNYALYPHMTVGENMGFGLRIAGEDKAEIKRRVEDAAKILDLTKFLDRKPKALSGGQRQRVAMGRAIVRKPQVFLMDEPLSNLDAKLRVQTRAQISALQRRLATTTVYVTHDQVEAMTMGDRVAVLKDGVLQQCDSPRRMYEHPNNVFVAGFIGSPAMNLLELPLVDGGVRFGGEVVPVPRSAIAGIGQNTVTLGVRPEDLQITTGAGLEVTIDVVEELGADAYVYGQADINGTRQPIVVRADGRIPPKRGSTITLSYAAERTHLFSTVTGERLVD; from the coding sequence ATGGCCACCGTCGCATTCCAGGGCGTCACCAAACTCTTTCCCGGCGGCGACAAAGCTGCCGTCGACCAACTCGATCTCGACATCCAGGACGGTGAATTCCTCGTCCTCGTCGGCCCGTCCGGCTGCGGAAAGTCGACGTCGCTGCGGATGCTCGCCGGTCTCGAAGAAGTCGACAAGGGAGCCATCACCATCGGCGGCAAGGACGTCACCGACCATCAGCCCAAGGATCGCGACATCGCGATGGTCTTCCAGAACTACGCTCTCTACCCGCACATGACAGTCGGCGAGAACATGGGATTCGGCCTGCGTATCGCGGGTGAGGACAAGGCCGAGATCAAGCGTCGCGTCGAGGATGCTGCCAAGATCCTCGACCTCACCAAGTTCCTCGACCGCAAGCCCAAGGCGCTCTCAGGTGGTCAGCGTCAGCGAGTTGCCATGGGCCGCGCCATCGTTCGCAAACCCCAGGTGTTCCTGATGGACGAGCCGCTGTCCAACCTCGACGCCAAACTCCGGGTACAGACCCGCGCGCAGATTTCCGCGCTGCAGCGTCGACTCGCCACGACGACCGTGTACGTCACCCACGATCAGGTCGAGGCCATGACCATGGGCGATCGCGTGGCCGTCCTCAAAGACGGTGTACTGCAACAGTGTGACTCGCCGAGGCGCATGTACGAACATCCGAACAACGTCTTCGTCGCCGGCTTCATCGGATCGCCTGCAATGAACCTCCTCGAGCTGCCCCTCGTCGACGGCGGCGTCCGCTTCGGCGGCGAAGTGGTTCCGGTTCCCCGCTCCGCCATCGCCGGAATCGGACAGAACACAGTGACACTCGGCGTGCGGCCCGAGGACCTGCAGATCACCACCGGGGCGGGCCTCGAAGTGACCATCGACGTCGTCGAAGAACTCGGAGCCGACGCCTACGTCTACGGCCAGGCCGATATCAACGGCACTCGTCAGCCCATCGTCGTCCGCGCCGACGGTCGCATCCCACCGAAACGCGGATCGACGATCACGCTCTCCTACGCCGCCGAGCGCACCCACCTTTTCTCCACGGTGACCGGCGAGCGTTTGGTCGACTAG
- a CDS encoding S9 family peptidase, which translates to MGTQFEPGCPRFARRAAIGKALGVTETPPPPHVTRGRRWIRDGVRGVELTWNDTSAWLLTPPEAEHPLPAILLMHGHDGVKFYGKEKVADGPDGIAPGIAALREHGYDGGAPAVGLVAAGFAVLIHDVFPWGSRRVPWEQLPERARRAGAHLDGLERYEAAAREHEHGLAKVAALQSSSLAGRILTEDLTALHVLRACAEVDPDRIASAGFSGGGARVAHLLACSDRLRAGVITASMSTYADIADGRADDTSWLMITPGMPAVCDWPEIAGSAAPTPLLVQFAEQDSHFGTAGMRDAEASLRRDYEGSKTLSIQWFSEPHRFTAAMQDAAASWLRLHV; encoded by the coding sequence ATGGGAACACAATTCGAGCCCGGCTGTCCACGATTCGCCCGTCGCGCGGCAATAGGGAAGGCCCTCGGAGTCACCGAAACCCCACCGCCCCCGCACGTGACACGCGGTCGCAGGTGGATACGTGACGGCGTCCGCGGAGTGGAACTGACCTGGAACGACACGTCTGCGTGGCTGCTGACGCCCCCGGAAGCAGAGCACCCACTGCCCGCGATCCTGCTCATGCACGGCCACGACGGGGTGAAGTTCTACGGCAAGGAGAAGGTGGCCGACGGTCCCGACGGCATCGCGCCCGGCATCGCCGCACTGCGCGAGCACGGGTACGACGGCGGTGCGCCCGCAGTGGGCCTGGTGGCAGCGGGTTTCGCGGTCCTGATCCACGACGTGTTCCCGTGGGGCTCCCGCCGGGTGCCGTGGGAGCAGCTTCCCGAGCGGGCTCGCCGGGCCGGAGCACACCTGGACGGACTGGAGCGATACGAGGCGGCCGCCCGCGAGCACGAGCACGGCCTGGCGAAAGTGGCTGCGCTGCAGAGCAGCTCGCTGGCAGGCCGGATACTGACCGAAGATCTGACGGCGCTGCACGTGCTACGCGCCTGCGCCGAGGTGGATCCCGATCGCATCGCCTCCGCCGGATTCTCCGGCGGCGGAGCCCGCGTCGCACATCTACTGGCCTGCAGCGACCGACTGCGAGCCGGGGTGATCACCGCCTCGATGAGCACGTACGCCGACATCGCCGACGGTCGTGCGGACGACACCAGCTGGCTGATGATCACTCCGGGCATGCCAGCAGTCTGCGACTGGCCGGAGATCGCGGGCTCGGCCGCCCCGACTCCGCTACTGGTCCAATTCGCCGAGCAGGACTCACATTTCGGTACGGCAGGCATGCGCGACGCCGAGGCATCGTTGCGTCGCGACTACGAAGGCTCCAAAACCCTGTCGATTCAATGGTTTTCGGAGCCACACCGCTTCACGGCGGCGATGCAGGACGCCGCAGCGAGCTGGTTGAGGCTGCACGTGTGA
- a CDS encoding carbohydrate ABC transporter permease, giving the protein MVTTTPPRSGGTRAQSSAVPPVRPKRKRRISAPYILIAPVVILLAVFIFYPVGSVFYYSLQFYNPTTPWDNGFAGLENFKLMFADDLFWNSLLVTAKWVGVQVVFQLILGLGLALLVNEVFRGRGLARALVFSPWAVSGVLTTGIWLLIYNPSTGLFKLLGDMGIGDGTAAPIADPDTAFWATSVAELWRGVPFFAILILAELQSAPKDLYEAANVDGANRWQRFRFVTLPHLKAVIILSTLLRGVWEFNNVDLLYTLTAGGPADVTTTLPLYVSQLATTAQDFGYGSALTTVAFVILLFCSILYLRLSKFNSDKA; this is encoded by the coding sequence ATGGTCACCACCACACCACCCCGGTCGGGAGGCACCCGTGCGCAGAGCTCGGCCGTCCCTCCCGTCCGGCCGAAACGCAAGCGCCGCATCTCGGCCCCGTACATTCTGATCGCACCGGTCGTCATCCTGCTCGCCGTGTTCATCTTCTACCCGGTCGGCAGTGTCTTCTACTACAGCCTGCAGTTCTACAACCCGACGACGCCGTGGGACAACGGCTTCGCCGGCCTCGAGAACTTCAAGTTGATGTTCGCCGACGACCTGTTCTGGAACAGCCTGCTCGTCACCGCCAAGTGGGTCGGCGTTCAGGTCGTGTTCCAGCTGATCCTCGGCCTCGGACTGGCTCTCCTGGTCAACGAGGTCTTCCGTGGACGCGGACTGGCCCGAGCCCTGGTGTTCTCTCCCTGGGCCGTCTCCGGTGTGCTCACCACCGGTATCTGGCTGCTGATCTACAACCCGTCGACCGGGTTGTTCAAACTACTCGGAGACATGGGCATCGGCGACGGCACCGCCGCACCGATCGCAGATCCGGACACCGCGTTCTGGGCCACCAGCGTCGCCGAGCTCTGGCGCGGTGTTCCGTTCTTCGCCATTCTCATCCTCGCCGAACTGCAGAGTGCACCCAAGGACCTGTACGAGGCAGCGAACGTGGACGGTGCGAACCGCTGGCAGCGCTTCCGATTCGTGACACTGCCGCACCTGAAGGCCGTGATCATCCTGTCGACCCTGCTGCGCGGGGTCTGGGAGTTCAACAACGTCGATCTTCTGTACACCCTCACCGCAGGCGGACCGGCCGACGTCACCACGACGTTGCCGCTCTACGTCTCTCAGCTCGCCACCACCGCGCAGGACTTCGGATACGGATCGGCTCTGACCACCGTGGCCTTCGTCATCCTGCTGTTCTGCTCGATCCTCTACTTGCGCCTCAGCAAATTCAACAGCGATAAGGCCTGA
- a CDS encoding carbohydrate ABC transporter permease, with protein sequence MTTTADRPVVTTPPQDHSEKVRVHRTKPRVFSVGLPLAVYLLFTLVPFYWMIVFAFRPAGSNSMLPWPITLDHFDTVWNTLGFSFFFKNSLIVAGLSLVLTTFVALATGYALARFKFRAKIPLVMALLCSQFVPGAMLLIPLFQVFREMGLVNNLFGLIVADTVFQLPLAAMLMAGFISQIPVELEEAAMVDGCSRLKAFRIIMLPLLRPGLIAVGSFAFIGSWNNFLFGLMFISSQDKFTLPVGLSYTIGSYNVDFGVLAAGGLIAAVPVVAVFAVIQKYLVQGLSAGAVKG encoded by the coding sequence ATGACCACTACCGCAGATCGTCCCGTCGTGACCACGCCGCCGCAGGACCACTCCGAGAAGGTGCGCGTGCATCGCACCAAGCCCCGCGTGTTCAGCGTCGGCCTTCCGTTGGCCGTCTACCTGCTCTTCACCCTCGTCCCGTTCTACTGGATGATCGTCTTCGCATTCCGGCCCGCCGGTTCCAATTCGATGCTCCCCTGGCCCATCACGCTCGACCATTTCGACACCGTCTGGAACACACTCGGTTTCAGCTTCTTCTTCAAGAACAGCCTCATCGTGGCCGGCCTGTCTCTCGTGCTCACCACCTTCGTTGCACTGGCGACCGGCTATGCGTTGGCACGCTTCAAGTTCCGCGCCAAGATACCCCTGGTGATGGCCCTGCTGTGCAGCCAGTTCGTGCCCGGTGCGATGCTGCTCATCCCGCTGTTCCAGGTGTTCCGCGAGATGGGACTGGTGAACAACCTGTTCGGCCTCATCGTCGCCGACACCGTTTTCCAACTGCCGCTGGCGGCAATGTTGATGGCCGGCTTCATCTCTCAGATTCCCGTGGAACTCGAGGAGGCCGCGATGGTCGACGGCTGCTCGCGCCTGAAGGCCTTCCGCATCATCATGCTGCCGCTGCTGCGCCCCGGCCTGATCGCCGTCGGTTCCTTCGCGTTCATCGGCAGTTGGAACAACTTCCTGTTCGGCCTGATGTTCATCAGCAGCCAGGACAAGTTCACCCTCCCAGTCGGATTGAGCTACACGATCGGTTCCTACAACGTCGACTTCGGCGTCCTCGCGGCCGGCGGTCTGATCGCCGCGGTACCGGTGGTCGCTGTGTTCGCCGTCATCCAGAAGTACCTCGTCCAGGGCCTCAGCGCCGGCGCGGTCAAGGGCTGA